The following are encoded in a window of Poseidonibacter antarcticus genomic DNA:
- the pyrH gene encoding UMP kinase, with translation MNKRVLVKFSGEALAGAEGYGIDTKILDYIAEEIKELVENGVEVGIVIGGGNIIRGVSAAADGIIKRTSGDYMGMLGTVINGIAMQEALEYKGLKARLQTAIKMEQIAEPFIVRKAIRHLEKNRVVIFSAGTGNPYFTTDTAATLRATEIGASLLIKATKVDGVYDKDPMKYPDAVKLETITYDQALEDRIKVMDDTAIALAKDNKLPIVVANMNEKGNLLKIINGDMSKCSIVK, from the coding sequence ATGAACAAAAGAGTACTTGTAAAATTTTCAGGTGAAGCATTAGCCGGCGCTGAAGGATATGGTATTGATACTAAGATACTAGATTATATAGCTGAAGAGATAAAAGAACTCGTTGAAAATGGTGTGGAAGTTGGTATTGTTATTGGTGGTGGAAATATTATTAGAGGTGTAAGTGCTGCTGCTGATGGTATTATAAAAAGAACAAGTGGTGATTATATGGGAATGCTTGGTACTGTTATTAATGGTATTGCAATGCAAGAAGCCCTAGAATATAAAGGTTTAAAAGCAAGACTACAAACAGCTATTAAAATGGAACAAATTGCTGAACCATTTATTGTAAGAAAAGCAATTAGACATTTAGAAAAAAATAGAGTTGTTATTTTTAGTGCAGGTACAGGTAACCCATATTTTACTACTGATACAGCAGCGACGTTAAGAGCTACAGAAATTGGTGCTTCATTATTAATTAAAGCAACAAAAGTTGATGGAGTTTATGACAAAGATCCAATGAAATATCCAGATGCTGTAAAATTAGAAACAATAACTTATGATCAAGCTTTAGAAGATAGAATCAAGGTTATGGATGATACAGCTATTGCATTAGCAAAAGACAATAAACTACCAATTGTTGTTGCTAATATGAATGAAAAAGGGAACTTACTTAAAATCATTAATGGTGATATGAGTAAATGTTCAATCGTTAAATAG
- the tyrS gene encoding tyrosine--tRNA ligase: protein MENKVKEALEEIKRGTSEIIDIESIEKLIKRYYETGENFYVKAGFDPTAPDLHLGHTVLIQKLALFQKFGGIVQFLIGDFTATIGDPTGKSETRKVLSEQNVLDNAQSYKEQVFKILDESKTEVKFNSKWLKELGAAGLITLTSNLTVARMIERDDFSKRYESNTPIAVSEFIYPLLQGYDSVAMGTDIELGGTDQKFNLLMGRTLQKAYNCKKQQAVLMMPILEGLDGVQKMSKSLGNYIGVTDEPFDMFGKILSISDELMWRYFELLSSKSLKQIEELKIGVENKTLHPKEVKDSLAIEIVNRFHGMGKGEEAKAEFKRVFAKKDIPTDMDEYTFEGQTWICQALVDSKLVNSTSQARRDIKSNAVSINQEKISDDKLNLQIGEYILQKGKKNFARIIIK, encoded by the coding sequence ATGGAAAATAAAGTAAAAGAAGCATTAGAAGAGATAAAAAGAGGGACATCTGAAATTATTGATATTGAATCAATTGAAAAATTAATTAAAAGATATTATGAAACGGGTGAAAACTTCTATGTTAAGGCAGGTTTTGATCCTACTGCACCTGATTTACACTTAGGACATACAGTTTTAATTCAAAAATTAGCATTATTCCAAAAATTTGGAGGAATTGTTCAGTTTTTAATTGGAGATTTTACAGCAACTATTGGAGATCCAACAGGTAAAAGTGAAACAAGAAAAGTTTTAAGTGAACAAAATGTATTAGATAATGCACAAAGTTATAAAGAACAAGTGTTTAAAATATTAGATGAATCTAAAACAGAAGTAAAATTTAACTCTAAATGGTTAAAAGAATTAGGAGCAGCAGGCTTAATTACACTTACTTCAAATTTAACAGTTGCTAGAATGATAGAAAGAGATGATTTCTCAAAAAGATATGAATCAAATACTCCAATTGCAGTAAGTGAATTTATATATCCACTACTTCAAGGTTATGATTCAGTTGCTATGGGTACTGATATAGAGTTAGGTGGAACAGATCAAAAGTTTAACCTTTTAATGGGTAGGACTTTACAAAAAGCTTATAACTGTAAGAAACAACAAGCTGTTTTAATGATGCCAATTCTAGAAGGTTTAGATGGTGTTCAAAAAATGTCTAAATCACTAGGTAATTATATTGGTGTTACGGACGAACCTTTTGATATGTTTGGTAAAATTTTATCAATTTCAGATGAATTAATGTGGAGATATTTTGAATTATTATCTTCTAAATCATTAAAACAAATCGAAGAATTAAAAATTGGTGTAGAAAATAAAACTCTTCATCCAAAAGAAGTAAAAGATTCACTTGCTATTGAAATAGTAAATAGATTTCATGGAATGGGAAAAGGTGAAGAAGCAAAAGCTGAATTTAAAAGAGTTTTTGCAAAAAAAGACATTCCAACAGATATGGATGAATACACATTTGAAGGTCAAACTTGGATTTGTCAAGCTTTAGTTGATTCTAAACTTGTAAACTCTACTTCACAAGCAAGAAGAGATATAAAATCTAATGCTGTATCAATAAACCAAGAAAAAATATCTGATGATAAATTAAATTTACAAATTGGTGAATACATTTTACAAAAAGGTAAAAAGAATTTCGCTAGAATAATTATAAAATAA
- a CDS encoding nitronate monooxygenase, which translates to MRIGKYEIKHPIIQGGMGVGISWDQLAGNVSLEGGLGVISSVGTGYYKNITEKVHIVRKKDKPKDVANFYSKDALTEIINNARKICGDAPLACNVLYAINDYGRVVRDACEAGFNMIITGAGLPTNMPEFTKEFPDVALIPIVSSARALKLICKKWKRYNKIPDAVIVEGPLSGGHQGFTYDQCMQEEYQLENIVGPVIEEAKNWGDIPIIAAGGVWDKKDIDKFLDMGCEGVQMATRFIGTYECDADAKFKGVLLDAKKEDITLMKSPVGLPARGVRTNLQFSMENKTAPKVQCISNCVSPCNRGTEAKIVGYCIADRLGAAYQGDVDTGLFFTGSNGYRIQKIISVKELMGKLTKGE; encoded by the coding sequence TTGAGAATAGGAAAATATGAGATAAAGCACCCTATCATCCAAGGTGGAATGGGTGTAGGAATTAGCTGGGATCAATTAGCTGGTAATGTTAGTTTAGAAGGTGGACTTGGAGTAATTTCAAGCGTTGGTACTGGTTATTATAAAAATATAACAGAAAAAGTACATATTGTTAGAAAAAAAGATAAACCTAAAGATGTAGCAAACTTCTATAGTAAAGATGCATTAACTGAGATAATAAATAATGCTAGAAAAATTTGTGGAGATGCACCATTAGCGTGTAATGTTTTATATGCTATAAATGATTATGGTAGAGTTGTACGTGATGCGTGTGAAGCTGGTTTTAATATGATTATCACAGGTGCAGGACTGCCTACAAATATGCCTGAATTTACAAAAGAATTTCCAGATGTTGCATTAATACCAATTGTATCAAGTGCAAGAGCTTTAAAACTTATTTGTAAAAAATGGAAAAGATATAATAAAATTCCTGATGCTGTAATTGTTGAGGGACCATTAAGTGGTGGACACCAAGGTTTTACATATGATCAATGTATGCAAGAAGAGTATCAATTAGAAAATATTGTAGGTCCTGTTATAGAAGAAGCAAAAAATTGGGGAGATATTCCTATTATTGCTGCAGGTGGGGTTTGGGATAAAAAAGATATTGATAAATTCCTTGATATGGGTTGTGAAGGTGTACAAATGGCAACAAGATTCATTGGAACATATGAATGTGATGCTGATGCAAAATTCAAAGGTGTATTATTAGATGCTAAAAAAGAAGATATTACATTAATGAAATCACCAGTAGGTTTACCAGCACGTGGTGTTAGAACAAACTTACAATTTTCTATGGAAAATAAAACAGCGCCAAAAGTTCAATGTATTTCAAATTGTGTTTCTCCTTGTAATAGAGGAACTGAAGCTAAAATTGTTGGATACTGTATTGCAGATAGATTAGGTGCTGCTTATCAAGGTGATGTTGATACTGGATTATTTTTTACAGGATCTAATGGTTATAGAATTCAAAAAATCATTTCTGTAAAAGAGTTAATGGGAAAATTAACTAAGGGAGAATAA
- a CDS encoding DNA-directed RNA polymerase subunit omega, with the protein MRLEERMSKALEKTNNDRYILAIAVGQRADELSRGAKPLLAQNTQKMKYTDIAIDEIASGLLVIEGFVDKE; encoded by the coding sequence ATGAGATTAGAAGAAAGAATGTCAAAAGCTTTAGAAAAAACAAATAATGATAGATATATTTTAGCTATTGCTGTTGGACAAAGAGCTGATGAGTTAAGTAGAGGGGCAAAACCTTTATTAGCACAAAATACTCAAAAAATGAAATATACTGATATTGCTATTGATGAAATTGCAAGTGGTTTATTAGTTATTGAAGGTTTTGTAGACAAAGAATAG
- a CDS encoding pyridoxine 5'-phosphate synthase, translating into MLLGVNIDHIAVLREARKINDPNPVDALSICKIAGANQITIHLREDRRHIHDNDAKVICEQSSLPVNLECSINEDIIDIVCKLKPARATLVPENRAEVTTEGGLDVKGNFEKLQKVIKKLHDEEIEVSLFIDPKEEIIELASKLNVKWIELHTGTFANVYAMLNSGLSTTHHTIKELELPRKELKNKLKKSIKEIKTACKVAKKNKLKVAAGHGLNYQNVKEISSIKNISELNIGQSIIARSVFTGLEKAIIDMKELI; encoded by the coding sequence TTGTTACTTGGTGTAAATATAGACCATATTGCGGTTTTAAGAGAAGCTAGAAAAATAAACGATCCAAATCCAGTTGATGCCCTATCAATTTGTAAAATTGCAGGTGCTAATCAAATCACTATTCATTTAAGAGAGGATAGAAGACATATTCATGATAATGATGCAAAAGTTATTTGTGAACAATCTTCTCTTCCTGTAAATTTGGAGTGTTCAATAAATGAAGATATTATTGATATTGTTTGCAAACTAAAACCTGCACGTGCAACATTAGTTCCTGAAAATAGAGCTGAAGTTACAACAGAAGGCGGATTAGATGTAAAAGGAAATTTTGAAAAACTTCAAAAAGTTATAAAAAAACTTCATGATGAAGAGATAGAAGTTTCACTTTTTATTGACCCAAAAGAAGAGATTATTGAATTAGCATCAAAATTAAATGTTAAATGGATTGAACTTCATACAGGGACTTTTGCTAATGTTTATGCAATGTTAAACTCAGGATTATCGACAACTCATCATACAATTAAAGAGTTAGAACTTCCAAGAAAAGAGTTAAAAAATAAATTAAAAAAATCAATAAAAGAGATAAAAACTGCTTGTAAAGTTGCTAAAAAGAATAAATTAAAAGTAGCAGCAGGACATGGTTTAAATTATCAAAATGTTAAAGAAATCTCTTCTATTAAAAATATTAGCGAATTAAATATAGGTCAAAGTATAATTGCACGATCTGTTTTTACAGGATTAGAAAAAGCAATTATAGATATGAAAGAATTAATATAA
- a CDS encoding ATP-binding protein → MKTLENCYEFNFSKITFVERKIRITHPKTIITGASKTGKSYLIYDFLSNFKTKDYIYIDLKDPRNSLEEVKDNLALFLRQNQITVLVLENFSFEFELPYCDNIIISTSIPKSIRGFKNITVSALDFEEYLLHDNRHQNMLQSFNNFFKYGNLSEVINIEEHKKVQRLQEIIKLQVQNETQLEILKLLFENIDEKKSLYQLFTTLKNKIKISKDKFYETCKIFENNKTIYFVSKYNQEKANKKIYSYNHSFLNAISHNKKFKNEFTNMIFLELIDKYKNIYYLDNIDFYIKSKNIAIVGIPFFNTLLVNSALRKIYKIMDEYQIKELNIITISNDEKISHENFKINVIPFYEWALS, encoded by the coding sequence ATGAAAACACTTGAAAATTGCTATGAATTTAACTTTTCAAAAATTACATTTGTAGAACGAAAAATAAGAATAACTCATCCAAAGACTATTATCACAGGTGCTAGTAAAACGGGTAAGAGTTATCTTATTTATGATTTTTTATCAAATTTCAAAACCAAAGATTATATATATATTGACCTAAAAGACCCAAGAAATTCTTTGGAAGAAGTAAAAGATAATTTAGCTCTTTTTTTACGACAAAACCAAATCACAGTATTAGTATTAGAAAACTTTTCTTTTGAATTTGAACTTCCATATTGTGACAATATTATTATTTCAACTAGTATTCCTAAAAGTATAAGAGGTTTTAAAAATATTACAGTAAGTGCTTTAGATTTTGAAGAGTATTTATTGCACGATAATAGACATCAAAATATGCTACAAAGTTTCAATAATTTTTTTAAATATGGGAACTTATCAGAAGTAATAAATATTGAAGAACATAAAAAAGTACAAAGATTACAAGAAATAATAAAATTACAAGTTCAAAATGAAACTCAATTAGAGATATTAAAACTATTATTTGAAAATATTGATGAAAAAAAATCTTTATATCAATTATTTACAACATTAAAAAATAAAATAAAAATTTCTAAAGATAAATTTTATGAAACGTGTAAAATATTTGAGAATAATAAAACAATCTATTTTGTATCAAAATATAATCAAGAAAAAGCAAATAAAAAAATATATTCATACAATCACTCTTTTTTAAATGCAATAAGTCATAATAAAAAATTTAAGAATGAGTTTACAAATATGATTTTTTTAGAATTAATTGATAAATATAAGAATATTTACTATTTAGATAATATTGATTTTTATATTAAGTCAAAAAATATTGCAATAGTTGGGATACCATTTTTTAATACTCTTTTAGTAAATTCAGCCTTAAGAAAAATTTATAAAATAATGGATGAGTATCAAATAAAAGAACTAAATATCATCACAATTTCTAATGATGAGAAAATTTCACATGAAAATTTTAAAATAAATGTAATCCCATTTTATGAATGGGCGCTTAGTTAA
- the pdxA gene encoding 4-hydroxythreonine-4-phosphate dehydrogenase, producing the protein MKPKIAISIGDINGIGVEIALRSHEKISKICQPIYCINNKMLKLAANELKLDIPNDFKTFDTKGIFELKPGYVTKKSGRYSYNSFMDAIKLADKKKVDAICTLPINKEAWNKADISYKGHTEVLRDYFGQNAIMMLGCKKMFVGLFTEHIPLKKVPKKINTEDLTRFLLDFQKSVNSKNIGVLGLNPHASDNGVLGDEEVEIFKAIKNANKKLDEKVFTGPLVPDTAFSPMSRKNYKYFVAMYHDQGLAPLKALYFDQSINVSLNLPIIRTSVDHGTAFNIAYKNEKVNLKSYLNAIKEAIILIKNK; encoded by the coding sequence ATGAAACCAAAAATAGCAATAAGTATTGGAGATATAAATGGGATTGGAGTAGAAATTGCTCTACGCTCTCATGAAAAAATTTCTAAAATTTGTCAACCAATATATTGTATAAACAATAAAATGTTAAAACTAGCAGCCAATGAATTAAAATTAGATATACCAAATGATTTTAAAACATTTGATACAAAAGGCATATTTGAATTAAAGCCAGGCTATGTTACTAAAAAATCTGGAAGATACTCTTATAATTCATTTATGGATGCAATTAAATTAGCAGATAAGAAAAAAGTTGATGCTATTTGTACTTTACCTATAAATAAAGAAGCTTGGAATAAAGCAGATATTTCATACAAAGGTCATACTGAAGTTTTAAGAGATTATTTTGGACAAAATGCAATAATGATGCTTGGCTGTAAAAAGATGTTTGTTGGTTTATTTACCGAGCATATACCACTAAAAAAAGTTCCTAAAAAAATAAATACAGAAGATTTAACAAGATTTTTACTTGATTTTCAAAAAAGTGTTAATTCTAAAAATATTGGTGTATTAGGTTTAAATCCACATGCAAGTGATAATGGTGTTTTAGGTGATGAAGAAGTAGAAATATTCAAAGCAATAAAAAATGCAAATAAAAAACTTGATGAAAAAGTTTTTACAGGTCCTTTAGTACCAGATACAGCATTCTCACCAATGTCAAGAAAAAACTATAAATATTTTGTTGCAATGTATCATGACCAAGGTTTAGCTCCATTAAAAGCTTTATATTTTGATCAAAGTATAAATGTTAGTTTAAATTTACCAATTATTAGAACTTCTGTTGATCATGGAACTGCATTTAATATTGCTTATAAAAATGAAAAAGTAAATTTAAAAAGTTATCTTAATGCAATAAAAGAAGCAATTATACTTATAAAAAATAAATAG
- a CDS encoding SPOR domain-containing protein translates to MEIKGEEFIKKVHLQQEREELEQKLSELEEVQSSIGENSTISNENIDKNINKENDTQLGNIMLDEPNTNEENNKKKYLILGLVLVILFLFTIIIIRLLTDDSKEDAFTNNKTDPIETRTTTEDNNIEENFQKIMNERIKNDATENQKQEVSSEEKINAINEQKEIAENNKEQISDDILDETIQKIEAKVTPEKKVVKKEVVKNIVKKKEVVKKAPKKSVQDLVKDISSSAPKGYFVQIGAFSKKPSNSYINRIRNANLKYKIYQVNIKGKLFNKVLIGPYSSRASASENIKNIKNKLNVSSAYILKF, encoded by the coding sequence ATGGAAATAAAAGGCGAAGAGTTTATAAAGAAAGTTCATCTTCAACAAGAAAGAGAAGAGTTAGAACAAAAATTAAGTGAATTAGAAGAAGTTCAATCTTCAATTGGAGAAAACAGTACTATCTCTAATGAAAATATTGATAAAAATATTAATAAAGAAAATGATACCCAATTAGGGAATATCATGCTTGATGAACCAAATACTAATGAAGAAAACAACAAGAAAAAGTACCTAATATTAGGTCTTGTTCTTGTTATCTTATTTTTATTTACAATTATAATAATACGTCTTTTAACTGATGATTCAAAAGAAGATGCTTTTACAAATAACAAAACTGATCCAATTGAAACAAGAACAACTACTGAAGATAATAATATAGAAGAGAACTTTCAAAAGATTATGAATGAAAGAATCAAAAATGATGCTACTGAAAATCAAAAACAAGAAGTTAGTTCTGAAGAAAAAATAAATGCAATAAATGAACAAAAAGAGATTGCAGAAAATAATAAAGAACAAATTTCAGATGATATCTTAGACGAAACAATTCAAAAAATTGAAGCTAAGGTTACTCCAGAAAAAAAAGTTGTAAAAAAAGAAGTAGTTAAAAATATAGTTAAGAAAAAAGAAGTAGTTAAAAAAGCCCCTAAAAAATCTGTACAAGATTTAGTAAAAGATATTTCAAGTAGTGCTCCAAAAGGATATTTTGTTCAAATAGGTGCATTTTCAAAAAAACCTTCTAATTCATATATTAATAGAATTAGAAATGCAAATTTAAAATATAAAATTTATCAAGTTAATATAAAAGGAAAACTTTTCAATAAAGTTTTAATAGGACCATATTCATCAAGAGCAAGTGCTAGTGAGAATATAAAAAATATCAAGAATAAGCTTAATGTATCAAGTGCTTATATTCTTAAATTTTAA
- a CDS encoding RelA/SpoT family protein — protein sequence MDPFIKKVRYINTIEDAIKELEAQTTITPKLKDLIDFIIEAHSGQYRKSGEPYCVHPILVASITAHFSKEESIIATALLHDVVEDTNFSLDYVEQRWGSDIAHMVDGLTKIVEIRENEFIPSDHVNDSKLISSALTFRKMLIASIDDVRVLVVKLCDRLHNMLTLDALAPAKQKRISEETLVVYIPIANRLGISTLKNALEDLAFYYIYPKEYKIIDDFLKEEQHAIQLTFNTFISTTKKLLAKNGYDLDKIKIYSRIKHHYSIYLKMQRKGISIEEVLDLFAIRILVEDDIDCYNVLGCIHIEYKPLITRFKDYIATPKENGYQTIHTTVFYNSKIYEIQIRSFEMDRVAEFGIAAHWKYKSGVKHTTNLNWLKSLEFSNENVEEFYQETKENLYVEEIVVYSPKGKIYNLPTGSTAYDFAFAVHTDVGKNAVSCIINKIKKPLLTELKSTDIVNIETGDVSIARCSWVDMVKTSRAKKQIRLLCLHRQREIDNMYGRNIIDTVFSRYNLEVSKIYNIDTPYKISEILDYFKHVKQTIEKKIVKDRGILTRFKILTSKIKEFKFDNILIYSNFSINSVSFDHCCHPKFGDDMVAFRNGNEAVIHHKMCDKAYDKIKAKQQMLFCTWTKDTLYQYKMVVSMPNTKGELARVLMYMSQYEGYILSVEYGRQQHLYRQYCDIEFEINKSNIDEVRKIIERKVKVIEFFSKKDAYTKR from the coding sequence ATGGATCCGTTTATTAAAAAAGTTCGATATATTAATACTATCGAAGATGCTATCAAAGAGCTTGAAGCTCAAACTACAATTACTCCAAAACTAAAAGATTTAATTGATTTTATTATAGAAGCACATTCAGGCCAATATAGAAAAAGTGGTGAACCTTATTGTGTACATCCTATACTTGTAGCTTCTATTACAGCACATTTTTCTAAGGAAGAATCAATTATAGCAACTGCCCTACTTCATGATGTTGTAGAAGATACAAATTTTTCTCTTGATTATGTTGAACAAAGATGGGGAAGTGATATTGCTCATATGGTTGATGGACTTACAAAAATTGTTGAAATAAGAGAGAATGAATTTATACCTTCTGATCATGTAAATGATTCAAAATTAATCTCATCAGCACTTACTTTTAGAAAAATGTTAATTGCTTCAATTGATGATGTTAGAGTTTTAGTTGTTAAATTATGTGATAGATTACATAATATGCTTACTCTTGATGCTTTAGCTCCGGCTAAGCAAAAAAGAATTTCAGAAGAAACACTTGTTGTTTATATACCAATTGCAAATAGATTAGGTATTTCTACTCTAAAAAATGCACTTGAAGATTTAGCTTTTTATTATATATATCCTAAAGAATATAAAATAATTGATGACTTTTTAAAAGAAGAACAGCATGCTATTCAATTAACATTTAATACATTTATATCTACAACTAAAAAATTATTAGCAAAAAATGGTTATGACTTAGATAAAATAAAAATCTATAGTAGAATTAAACATCATTACTCTATTTATCTTAAAATGCAAAGAAAAGGGATTTCTATTGAAGAAGTACTTGATCTTTTTGCAATTAGAATATTAGTTGAAGATGATATTGATTGTTATAATGTTTTAGGATGTATTCATATAGAATATAAGCCATTAATCACTAGATTCAAAGATTATATTGCAACTCCTAAAGAAAATGGTTACCAAACGATACATACAACAGTTTTTTATAATTCTAAGATTTATGAAATTCAAATACGTTCATTTGAAATGGATAGAGTCGCTGAATTTGGTATTGCTGCACATTGGAAATATAAATCAGGTGTAAAACATACTACAAATTTAAATTGGTTAAAATCTTTAGAATTTTCAAATGAAAATGTAGAAGAGTTCTATCAAGAAACAAAAGAAAACTTATATGTAGAAGAAATAGTTGTTTATTCTCCAAAGGGTAAAATATACAATTTACCAACTGGTTCAACAGCTTATGATTTTGCATTTGCTGTTCATACAGATGTAGGTAAAAATGCTGTTTCTTGTATTATTAATAAAATAAAAAAGCCTTTATTAACTGAATTAAAAAGTACTGATATTGTAAATATTGAAACTGGTGATGTCTCAATTGCTAGGTGTTCATGGGTTGATATGGTAAAAACGTCAAGAGCAAAAAAGCAAATTAGACTTTTATGCTTGCATAGACAAAGAGAAATTGATAATATGTACGGTAGAAATATTATTGATACTGTTTTTTCAAGATATAATTTAGAAGTTTCAAAGATTTATAATATAGATACACCTTATAAAATTTCTGAAATTCTTGATTATTTTAAACATGTTAAGCAAACTATTGAGAAAAAAATTGTTAAAGATAGAGGTATTCTTACAAGATTTAAAATTCTAACTAGTAAAATTAAAGAATTTAAGTTTGACAATATCTTAATATATTCTAATTTTAGTATAAATTCTGTATCATTTGACCACTGTTGTCACCCTAAATTTGGCGACGATATGGTAGCATTTAGAAATGGAAATGAAGCGGTAATTCATCACAAAATGTGTGATAAGGCCTATGATAAGATAAAAGCAAAACAGCAAATGCTCTTTTGTACATGGACAAAAGATACTTTATACCAATATAAAATGGTAGTTAGTATGCCAAATACAAAAGGTGAACTAGCAAGAGTTTTAATGTACATGTCACAATATGAAGGATATATTCTTTCAGTTGAGTACGGAAGACAACAACACTTGTATAGACAATATTGTGATATAGAATTTGAAATAAATAAATCTAATATAGATGAAGTAAGAAAAATTATTGAAAGAAAAGTAAAAGTTATAGAATTCTTCTCAAAAAAGGATGCTTATACTAAGCGGTAA
- a CDS encoding anthranilate synthase component I family protein codes for MNFYSKELFLDQFTPVSIYEKIKVLYKNEITFLFESTINSSEGNYSFVIIGQRERVWYENNTCFHKNEEGVVSKVNSNPLKFLQEYYKKFDKEFYKQKASELGIGLVDGFIGNVGYDMGKEFEPRLKDSMSNLVDQLNIPDLDLIRPNIILGFSHKTSKLVMITSVESKKDELDKIEKELYTPYKYNAPKKAEILDEGKFNFSKDEFFEMVAKSKEMIKSGDVFQILMSNRFIQKAKVDHFSFYRALRSKNPSPYLFFLEYENFSIAGSSPEVMIKLQDGHLLLRPIAGTRKRGSTIDKDLAMEKELINDSKERAEHLMLVDLGRNDVGRVAKPGTVKVSDLMRIERYSHVMHIVSDVEAVIDDKYDMFDLFAATFTAGTMSGAPKIRAMELIAQYEGIKRNFYAGSIAYFGFNGNMDSTITIRTTMLTDDTLIFQAGAGIVADSNPDDEYLEVQNKLAANINTLKDLS; via the coding sequence ATGAATTTTTATAGTAAAGAACTTTTTTTAGACCAATTTACACCTGTTTCAATTTATGAAAAAATAAAAGTATTATACAAGAATGAAATAACATTTCTTTTTGAAAGTACAATTAATTCGAGTGAGGGAAACTATTCATTTGTTATTATAGGTCAAAGAGAACGAGTATGGTATGAAAATAATACTTGTTTTCATAAAAATGAAGAAGGTGTAGTATCTAAAGTAAACTCTAATCCATTAAAATTTTTACAAGAGTATTATAAAAAATTTGATAAAGAATTTTATAAGCAAAAAGCTAGTGAACTTGGAATTGGTTTAGTTGATGGTTTTATTGGAAATGTCGGTTATGATATGGGTAAAGAGTTTGAACCTAGATTAAAAGATTCAATGAGTAATCTTGTTGACCAATTAAATATTCCTGATTTAGATTTAATCAGACCTAATATAATTTTAGGTTTTTCTCATAAAACATCAAAACTTGTAATGATTACATCTGTTGAATCAAAAAAAGATGAACTTGATAAAATAGAAAAAGAACTTTATACACCTTATAAATATAATGCACCTAAAAAAGCTGAAATTTTAGATGAAGGTAAATTTAATTTTTCAAAAGATGAGTTTTTTGAAATGGTTGCAAAATCAAAAGAAATGATTAAATCAGGAGATGTATTTCAGATTTTAATGTCAAATAGATTTATTCAAAAAGCAAAAGTTGACCATTTTAGTTTTTACAGAGCTTTACGAAGTAAAAATCCAAGTCCCTATCTTTTCTTTTTAGAGTATGAAAACTTTTCAATTGCAGGTTCTTCACCTGAAGTAATGATAAAACTTCAAGATGGACATTTACTTTTAAGACCAATTGCAGGTACACGAAAAAGAGGTTCTACTATTGATAAAGATTTAGCAATGGAAAAAGAGCTTATTAATGATAGTAAAGAGCGAGCTGAGCATTTAATGCTTGTTGATTTAGGTAGAAATGATGTAGGTCGTGTTGCTAAACCAGGTACTGTTAAAGTAAGTGATTTAATGAGAATTGAGAGATATTCACATGTAATGCATATAGTTTCTGATGTTGAGGCAGTTATTGATGATAAATATGATATGTTTGATTTATTTGCAGCAACTTTTACAGCAGGAACAATGTCAGGTGCTCCAAAAATTAGGGCAATGGAATTAATAGCACAGTATGAAGGAATTAAAAGAAATTTCTATGCTGGAAGTATTGCATATTTTGGTTTTAATGGAAATATGGATTCTACAATTACAATTAGAACTACTATGCTAACAGATGATACTCTAATTTTCCAAGCTGGTGCAGGAATTGTTGCTGATTCAAATCCTGATGATGAATATTTAGAAGTTCAAAATAAATTAGCGGCTAATATTAATACATTAAAAGATTTATCTTAA